A window of the Cytophagaceae bacterium genome harbors these coding sequences:
- a CDS encoding alanine--glyoxylate aminotransferase family protein: MLNFYPGPSKVYPEVRQYMLEAFDSGILEKNHRSADFMEMMHQTITIFKEKFNIPAEYKVFFTSSATECWEITAQSIFQGKMSFLYNGDFGKKWLNYAKSNAQVKHRSTSEKGKLDFFEITFQPEESISDLNIDQDSEIIAWVAGETSNGTFTGNEAIKKLSERHPEALLITDVTSVFGGYNFDISQADVWFASSQKCLGMPSGLGIMVVSPKAMLAAAKLGERNHYNSLLNISENFQKKQTHYTPNILDIFLLGKVAGQVENINVVSRKIEDRSILLRNFFDVHPMFSNLILNPEVQSPTVLAMKYGGNLADLFSKLKQSGIIVGKGYGKWKDDTFRIANFPAIPDADFQMLMDFLKNNF, encoded by the coding sequence ATGTTAAATTTTTATCCCGGTCCATCTAAAGTATATCCAGAAGTCAGGCAATATATGCTCGAGGCTTTTGATAGTGGTATTTTGGAGAAAAATCACCGCTCGGCTGATTTTATGGAAATGATGCATCAGACCATTACCATTTTTAAAGAAAAATTCAATATTCCGGCTGAATATAAGGTGTTTTTTACCTCATCTGCCACAGAATGTTGGGAGATCACGGCCCAGTCAATATTTCAGGGCAAAATGAGTTTTCTTTACAATGGTGATTTTGGTAAAAAATGGCTGAATTACGCCAAAAGTAATGCTCAGGTAAAACACAGAAGCACATCAGAAAAAGGTAAACTTGATTTTTTTGAAATAACCTTTCAGCCGGAAGAATCGATTTCAGATTTAAATATTGATCAGGATTCAGAAATAATAGCATGGGTAGCAGGAGAAACTTCCAATGGAACATTTACGGGTAATGAGGCTATTAAAAAATTAAGTGAACGGCATCCTGAGGCTTTGTTGATTACTGATGTTACCTCTGTTTTTGGTGGGTATAATTTCGATATTTCGCAGGCAGATGTCTGGTTTGCATCCAGTCAAAAATGCCTGGGTATGCCTTCCGGATTGGGAATTATGGTGGTTTCACCTAAAGCAATGTTAGCTGCCGCAAAATTGGGCGAGCGTAATCACTACAACAGTTTGCTTAATATTTCTGAGAATTTCCAAAAAAAACAGACGCATTATACCCCAAATATTCTTGATATTTTTCTATTGGGAAAAGTTGCCGGGCAAGTGGAAAACATTAATGTAGTTTCTCGAAAAATTGAGGATAGGAGCATTTTACTTCGAAATTTCTTTGATGTACACCCTATGTTTTCAAATTTGATTTTAAATCCTGAAGTGCAGTCGCCCACTGTTTTGGCAATGAAATATGGTGGGAACCTGGCCGATTTATTTTCCAAACTCAAACAATCTGGCATAATTGTAGGTAAAGGTTATGGAAAATGGAAAGATGATACATTCAGAATTGCTAACTTTCCTGCGATTCCAGATGCTGATTTTCAAATGCTTATGGATTTTTTAAAAAATAATTTTTAA